The following are encoded in a window of Dehalobacter sp. 12DCB1 genomic DNA:
- the glpX gene encoding class II fructose-bisphosphatase: MERELTMEFARVTEAAALASARWVGMGQKNEADDAAVEAMRSLFDTVHMDGTVVIGEGEMDEAPMLYIGEKLGTGEKPEVDVAVDPLEGTNLVAKGMPGAIAVLAVTKRYGLLHAPDMYMNKIAVGPKAAGRIHLDAPVAENLENIAKGLNKKIQELTVVILDRPRHSEIIRQVRECGSRIRLITDGDVAPAVACGLEGSGVDVMMGVGGAPEGVLAAAALRCMGGEMQGRLWPENEEDVERARKLGIMDINKLLTLNDLVNTDDIFFAATGITEGPLLKGVIYSSEGATTHTVVMRGKTGTVRFIEAKHCFAKKPKYAIKGAC, translated from the coding sequence GAATGGGACAGAAGAATGAAGCCGATGATGCGGCAGTGGAAGCTATGAGATCTTTGTTCGATACCGTGCACATGGATGGTACGGTTGTGATCGGCGAAGGTGAAATGGACGAAGCCCCGATGCTTTACATTGGGGAGAAACTTGGTACGGGCGAAAAGCCCGAGGTTGATGTTGCCGTTGATCCCCTCGAGGGAACAAATCTTGTTGCTAAAGGAATGCCGGGAGCCATAGCGGTTTTAGCTGTGACCAAAAGATATGGACTTCTGCACGCCCCGGATATGTATATGAATAAAATTGCTGTCGGTCCCAAGGCTGCGGGACGTATCCATCTAGATGCTCCGGTCGCTGAAAATCTTGAGAACATAGCCAAGGGACTCAATAAGAAAATCCAGGAACTTACGGTGGTTATTCTCGACAGGCCCCGTCACAGTGAAATCATCCGTCAGGTAAGAGAATGCGGCTCCAGAATACGCCTGATTACCGACGGTGATGTCGCTCCGGCCGTTGCCTGCGGGCTGGAAGGCAGCGGAGTTGATGTGATGATGGGGGTCGGAGGAGCTCCTGAGGGTGTGCTCGCCGCTGCTGCCCTGCGCTGTATGGGCGGTGAAATGCAGGGGAGACTTTGGCCGGAGAATGAAGAAGATGTTGAAAGAGCCCGGAAACTAGGTATAATGGATATCAATAAATTGCTGACACTCAATGATCTGGTCAATACGGATGACATCTTTTTTGCGGCAACCGGAATTACGGAAGGACCGCTGCTTAAAGGCGTGATATACAGCAGTGAGGGTGCCACGACGCACACTGTGGTGATGAGAGGTAAGACTGGTACGGTTCGTTTTATTGAAGCCAAACATTGTTTTGCCAAAAAACCCAAATATGCAATTAAAGGTGCCTGCTAA